One region of Rhodocaloribacter litoris genomic DNA includes:
- a CDS encoding response regulator: MPSYKPSILLVEDSEHTRLLVEYWLKDAFELQVATNPKAALAVADRPYDVLLIDINLGSPNNGIDLLATLRKRPDFAHTPAIAFTAYVMPEDRERLLKEGFDYYLGKPFSQRELLEVLGTALARPCTTC; encoded by the coding sequence ATGCCCTCTTACAAGCCCTCCATCCTTCTCGTCGAAGACAGCGAGCACACCCGTCTTCTCGTCGAATACTGGCTCAAAGACGCATTTGAACTGCAGGTGGCCACAAACCCGAAAGCGGCGCTCGCCGTCGCCGACCGTCCCTACGACGTCCTGCTGATCGACATCAACCTGGGATCTCCAAACAACGGCATCGACCTGCTGGCGACCCTGCGGAAGCGTCCCGATTTCGCCCACACGCCGGCCATCGCGTTCACAGCCTACGTTATGCCCGAAGACCGGGAGCGCCTGCTCAAGGAAGGGTTCGATTATTACCTCGGCAAACCGTTCAGCCAGCGCGAGCTCCTGGAAGTGCTGGGCACCGCGCTGGCGCGCCCGTGCACCACCTGCTGA
- a CDS encoding sensor histidine kinase: protein MLIFTNAPAASSPTRNPSFLHALRRLADRLLPSDWSRTERRQGRLLLFSLLLLLAPALFSLGRAIGAAGTFDLTAGVLAMQVGILLLLGCGLWIGVRPRPIGNLLVLSLALFAAASVGPARSPEIPLTYGLFTLPLAGLLLAGPVTALAAAGLIGLAYLPFPPVPVDLRTEHLTGFLTLSSLFLWTGLGLGGWGYALRLQHRLRRSHTLLRRARQASSTRHAASPAADGAGEQPPGPDQAAALDALRRRHEELEHLKNTLLSNLSHEVRTPLTGILGYVAILEDLLDEPERSLTQPIRFNAEQLLETLNGMLALAHLEKEMMHFRPRPLVAAEQVEHTVRSFYRQARSKGLRFNVLIHDAEACSLLDPDGFDMILFHLLSNAVKFTEKGGILLEVRADEDRVHISVHDTGIGIEPDFLPHLFDPFRQASTGETRRFRGNGIGLTIVKKLVDRFNGELTVASIPGQGSVFTVRFPRVPAPGKTAPVRLAA, encoded by the coding sequence ATGCTGATTTTTACGAACGCCCCTGCGGCTTCCTCTCCTACCCGCAACCCCTCTTTTCTGCACGCCCTTCGTCGCCTTGCGGACCGGCTGTTGCCTTCGGACTGGAGCCGAACCGAACGCCGGCAGGGCCGGCTCCTGCTGTTCAGCCTGTTGCTTTTGCTGGCGCCGGCCCTGTTTTCTCTGGGCCGGGCGATCGGAGCGGCGGGAACGTTCGACCTCACGGCCGGGGTTCTGGCCATGCAGGTGGGAATCCTGCTGTTGCTGGGCTGTGGCCTGTGGATCGGGGTTCGCCCCCGCCCCATAGGGAACCTGCTCGTCCTCTCGCTGGCCCTTTTCGCCGCCGCCTCGGTGGGGCCGGCCCGCAGCCCGGAGATCCCGCTGACCTACGGGCTCTTCACCCTTCCGCTGGCCGGGCTGCTGCTGGCCGGCCCGGTGACGGCGCTCGCTGCCGCCGGCCTGATCGGTCTGGCCTACCTCCCGTTCCCCCCCGTTCCGGTAGACCTCCGGACCGAGCACCTCACCGGCTTCCTGACCCTTTCGAGCCTGTTCCTGTGGACGGGCCTGGGCCTCGGCGGCTGGGGCTACGCCCTGCGACTGCAACACCGGCTGCGGCGGAGCCACACGTTGCTGCGACGGGCCCGGCAGGCTTCCTCCACCCGGCACGCCGCGTCCCCGGCCGCAGACGGTGCCGGAGAGCAACCCCCCGGACCAGACCAGGCCGCCGCCCTCGATGCGCTCCGGCGCCGGCACGAAGAGCTGGAACACCTGAAAAACACCCTGCTTTCGAACCTGAGCCATGAGGTCCGCACCCCGCTGACCGGCATCCTCGGCTACGTCGCCATCCTCGAAGACCTGCTCGACGAGCCGGAACGCTCCCTGACCCAGCCCATTCGCTTCAACGCCGAGCAACTGCTCGAAACCCTCAACGGCATGCTCGCCCTCGCCCACCTGGAGAAAGAGATGATGCACTTCCGGCCCCGACCCCTCGTGGCCGCCGAACAGGTGGAACATACGGTGCGCTCCTTCTATCGCCAGGCCCGCTCCAAAGGCCTGCGCTTCAACGTGCTGATCCACGACGCCGAGGCCTGCTCCCTGCTGGACCCCGACGGCTTCGACATGATCCTCTTCCACCTGCTCTCCAATGCCGTCAAGTTCACCGAAAAAGGCGGGATCCTGCTCGAAGTGCGGGCCGACGAAGACCGCGTGCACATCAGCGTGCACGACACCGGCATCGGTATCGAGCCGGACTTTCTGCCCCACCTGTTCGATCCCTTTCGCCAGGCTTCGACCGGTGAAACCCGTCGCTTCCGGGGCAACGGCATCGGCCTGACGATCGTCAAGAAGCTGGTGGACCGCTTCAACGGAGAACTTACCGTGGCCAGTATCCCCGGCCAGGGCAGCGTCTTCACCGTGCGCTTCCCCCGGGTTCCCGCTCCCGGGAAAACGGCGCCGGTGCGTCTCGCCGCGTGA
- a CDS encoding nitrite/sulfite reductase, which translates to MHEPTWKDHLHDRMPPDLAHEIDLFEGQMALMRQGKLDEKVFAETRLRRGVYGQRYDNGQRHDGLRTQTLDFPQDLVKGPNTLWDAPGMQRIKIPFGGLTPEQMEVLAQVADAYADGILHVTTRQDFQLHYVHIEDTPDLMRRLAAVGITTHEACGNVVRNVTACPLAGVCHTEAFDVTPYAHAMARFLLGHPDAQDFGRKFKVAFSGCAHTACGLVMMHDLGLLARTRPDPDGGPPRRGFAVYVGGGLGAVPEQAKLLSDFVPEEEILPLAQAIARVFARHGEKKNRNRARIKFLVAQLGIEAFRRLVEEERQVLPPDDRWTAYLEAVPGATEEPHRPPLLLDGDDRPDGFDAWYATNVYHQRQPGYCVATIHLPLGDLTARQMIALADLARRYAGGHVRTTVEQNIVFRWVAEADLPALYRDLKALGLGEPGAGTIVDITACPGTDTCKLGIASSRGLAGELITRLTARRATLPEPVRNLRIKVSGCFNSCGQHHVADIGFFGNSRKSGNYRVPYFQVVLGGQWQHNAGQYGMAIGSVPARLIPDVVDTLTTRYVEDHTPGESFQDWVKRLGKAGARELIRPFMITPVYEEQPAFFSDWGDPRVFTLGDLGVGECAGEVVSLFAMEISKAESELFEAQEALDRGDFARADARAYQAMLMAARALVRTEYLDVGEDPDRIVEAFRARFYDTERFFDPFARGKFARYLFSRHEHPPARVDEDAARRIVDEAQLFIEATHACEMRMSEEAARKAEEARRQAARNEPRREVLLPPGFAS; encoded by the coding sequence ATGCACGAACCGACCTGGAAAGACCACCTGCACGACCGGATGCCCCCGGACCTGGCCCACGAGATCGACCTCTTCGAAGGCCAGATGGCCCTCATGCGCCAGGGCAAGCTGGACGAGAAGGTCTTTGCCGAGACGCGCCTGCGCCGGGGCGTCTACGGGCAGCGCTACGACAACGGCCAGCGCCACGACGGCCTCCGCACCCAGACGCTCGACTTTCCCCAGGACCTCGTCAAGGGACCGAACACGCTGTGGGATGCGCCGGGCATGCAGCGCATCAAGATCCCCTTCGGCGGCCTGACGCCCGAGCAGATGGAGGTGCTGGCCCAGGTGGCCGACGCCTACGCCGACGGCATCCTGCACGTGACCACACGCCAGGACTTCCAGCTGCACTACGTCCACATCGAAGACACGCCGGACCTGATGCGACGCCTGGCCGCCGTGGGCATCACGACGCACGAGGCCTGCGGCAACGTCGTGCGCAACGTGACGGCCTGCCCCCTCGCCGGCGTCTGCCACACCGAGGCCTTCGACGTGACCCCCTACGCCCATGCCATGGCCCGCTTCCTGCTGGGCCACCCGGACGCACAGGACTTCGGGCGCAAGTTCAAGGTGGCCTTCTCCGGCTGCGCCCACACCGCCTGCGGCCTCGTCATGATGCACGACCTCGGCCTGCTGGCCCGGACCCGCCCCGACCCGGACGGCGGCCCGCCCCGGCGCGGCTTCGCCGTCTACGTCGGTGGCGGCCTCGGGGCCGTCCCCGAGCAGGCCAAGCTCCTGAGCGACTTCGTGCCCGAGGAGGAAATCCTGCCCCTGGCCCAGGCCATCGCCCGCGTCTTTGCCCGCCACGGCGAAAAGAAGAACCGCAACCGGGCCCGCATCAAGTTCCTCGTGGCCCAGCTCGGCATCGAGGCCTTCCGCCGGCTGGTCGAGGAGGAACGGCAGGTGCTGCCGCCCGACGACCGCTGGACGGCCTACCTCGAGGCCGTGCCCGGCGCCACCGAGGAACCCCACCGCCCCCCGCTGCTCCTCGACGGCGACGACCGGCCCGACGGCTTCGACGCCTGGTATGCCACGAACGTCTACCACCAGCGCCAGCCCGGCTACTGCGTCGCCACGATCCACCTGCCGCTGGGCGACCTGACGGCCCGCCAGATGATCGCCCTGGCCGACCTGGCCCGGCGCTATGCCGGCGGCCACGTCCGCACCACCGTCGAGCAGAACATCGTCTTCCGCTGGGTGGCCGAGGCGGACCTGCCCGCCCTCTACCGCGACCTGAAGGCCCTTGGCCTGGGCGAACCGGGCGCCGGCACCATCGTCGACATCACGGCCTGCCCCGGCACCGACACGTGCAAGCTGGGCATCGCCTCCTCGCGCGGCCTCGCCGGCGAACTCATCACCCGCCTGACCGCCCGCCGCGCCACGTTGCCCGAACCCGTCCGCAACCTGCGCATCAAGGTCAGCGGCTGCTTCAACTCGTGCGGCCAGCACCACGTGGCGGACATCGGCTTCTTCGGCAACAGCCGCAAGTCCGGCAACTACCGGGTGCCCTACTTCCAGGTGGTCCTCGGCGGGCAGTGGCAGCACAACGCGGGGCAGTACGGCATGGCCATCGGCTCGGTGCCGGCCCGGCTCATCCCGGACGTGGTCGACACCCTCACGACCCGCTACGTCGAGGACCATACCCCCGGCGAATCCTTCCAGGACTGGGTGAAACGGCTGGGCAAGGCCGGGGCCCGCGAGCTCATCCGCCCCTTCATGATCACCCCGGTCTACGAAGAACAGCCGGCGTTCTTCTCCGACTGGGGCGATCCCCGCGTCTTCACCCTGGGCGACCTGGGGGTGGGCGAATGTGCCGGCGAGGTCGTCTCCCTCTTCGCGATGGAGATCAGCAAGGCCGAATCGGAGCTGTTCGAGGCCCAGGAAGCCCTCGACCGGGGCGACTTCGCCCGCGCCGATGCACGCGCCTACCAGGCGATGCTCATGGCCGCCCGCGCCCTCGTCCGCACCGAATACCTGGATGTGGGCGAGGACCCGGACCGCATCGTCGAAGCATTCCGGGCCCGCTTCTACGACACCGAGCGCTTCTTCGACCCCTTCGCGCGCGGCAAGTTTGCCCGCTACCTCTTCAGCCGGCACGAGCACCCGCCCGCCCGGGTGGACGAAGACGCGGCCCGCCGGATCGTGGACGAGGCCCAGCTCTTCATCGAGGCCACCCACGCCTGCGAGATGCGCATGAGCGAAGAGGCCGCCCGGAAGGCGGAAGAAGCCCGCCGGCAGGCCGCCCGGAACGAGCCCCGGCGAGAGGTCCTGCTCCCGCCCGGCTTCGCCTCCTGA
- the cobA gene encoding uroporphyrinogen-III C-methyltransferase has product MNTLTLAQPGTVYLVGAGPGDPSLITVRGLSLLRQAGVVVYDRLVHPALPAEAPAGAERIYVGKAPGRHSCPQATINALLIAQARAGKVVVRLKGGDPFVFGRGGEEALALAEAGVPFEVVPGVTSAVSVPAYAGIPVTHRGLSSAFTVVTGHTCDAAEPDWAALARAGTLVILMGLRRLPEIARHLQDGGLPPATPVAVIHSGTTAGQAVVTGTLADIGERTRHLASPATIVVGEVARLHAALAWFTPPADPPETAVPARPARPALAVPA; this is encoded by the coding sequence ATGAACACGCTTACCCTCGCACAACCCGGAACCGTCTACCTGGTCGGCGCCGGACCGGGAGACCCGTCGCTCATCACCGTGCGCGGCCTCTCGCTGCTGCGCCAGGCCGGGGTGGTCGTCTATGACCGGCTGGTGCACCCGGCCCTGCCGGCGGAGGCTCCCGCCGGGGCCGAACGGATCTACGTGGGCAAGGCCCCGGGCCGGCACAGCTGCCCGCAGGCGACGATCAACGCGCTGCTCATCGCCCAGGCCCGGGCCGGCAAGGTGGTCGTCCGGCTCAAGGGCGGCGACCCGTTCGTCTTTGGCCGGGGCGGTGAGGAGGCGCTGGCGCTGGCCGAGGCCGGCGTGCCGTTCGAAGTGGTGCCCGGCGTCACGAGTGCGGTCAGCGTGCCGGCCTATGCAGGCATCCCCGTCACCCACCGCGGCCTGAGCAGCGCCTTCACGGTCGTCACCGGTCACACCTGCGATGCCGCCGAACCGGACTGGGCCGCCCTCGCCCGGGCGGGTACGCTCGTCATCCTGATGGGCCTGCGACGCCTGCCCGAGATCGCCCGGCACCTTCAGGACGGCGGGCTCCCCCCGGCCACCCCCGTGGCCGTCATCCACAGCGGCACCACCGCCGGGCAGGCGGTCGTCACCGGCACGCTGGCCGACATCGGCGAGCGGACCCGCCACCTGGCCTCACCGGCCACGATCGTCGTCGGCGAGGTCGCCCGGCTGCACGCCGCCCTGGCCTGGTTCACGCCGCCGGCCGATCCTCCGGAAACCGCCGTGCCCGCACGTCCCGCGCGCCCGGCGCTTGCCGTCCCTGCCTGA
- a CDS encoding phosphoadenylyl-sulfate reductase → MNDPKQPPFPPETLRALSDDFARRSPRELLRWGFDTFGDDMVLGTGFGPSGIVLTHLVATLKPDATIFYLDTDLLFPETYALRDRLEERLGVTFTRVTTELSLDEQARRHGPELWRRDPDRCCFLRKVLPLRRFLEGRRAWVTGLRRDQSTARAGVPLLAWEPAYGVVKLNPLAHWTSEDVWSYLQLHDLPYNPLHDRGYPSLGCLPCTAPVPEGADERAGRWAGFDKTECGIHVPSHQAA, encoded by the coding sequence ATGAACGATCCCAAGCAGCCTCCCTTCCCACCGGAAACCCTCCGCGCCCTCTCCGACGACTTCGCCCGGCGCTCCCCCCGGGAACTGCTGCGCTGGGGTTTCGACACCTTCGGCGACGACATGGTCCTGGGCACCGGCTTCGGTCCCTCCGGCATCGTCCTGACCCACCTCGTCGCCACCCTCAAGCCCGACGCCACCATCTTTTACCTGGACACCGACCTGCTCTTCCCCGAAACCTACGCCCTCCGGGACCGGCTCGAGGAACGCCTCGGCGTGACCTTCACCCGGGTGACGACGGAGCTCTCCCTGGACGAGCAGGCCCGCCGGCACGGCCCCGAACTCTGGCGTCGCGACCCGGACCGCTGCTGCTTCCTGCGCAAGGTGCTCCCGCTGCGGCGCTTTCTGGAAGGCCGCCGCGCCTGGGTCACCGGCCTGCGCCGCGACCAGTCGACGGCGCGTGCGGGGGTGCCCCTGCTCGCCTGGGAACCGGCTTACGGCGTCGTCAAGCTCAACCCGCTGGCGCACTGGACCAGCGAGGACGTGTGGAGCTACCTCCAGCTGCACGACCTGCCCTACAACCCCCTGCACGACCGGGGCTACCCGAGCCTGGGCTGCCTCCCCTGCACCGCGCCCGTCCCCGAAGGCGCCGACGAACGCGCCGGTCGCTGGGCCGGCTTCGACAAGACCGAGTGCGGCATCCACGTCCCCTCCCACCAGGCGGCCTGA
- a CDS encoding precorrin-2 dehydrogenase/sirohydrochlorin ferrochelatase family protein yields MNVYPIFLNDLAGRRCVVFGGNHEAERKVRELLDLGADVVLIAPAPEARLRALAEDGRLTWHARAYVPGDLQGAFLAIVAERNPEATAPIYREAQAEKVLINAMDDVPHCTFVAGSVVRQGALTIAISTAGAAPALSVRLRERFEQAFGPEYAAFLDLMRALRAPMATRYPDFEERRRRWYALVDGDVLALLRAGRREEALDRIEALTGLRVPERETAPER; encoded by the coding sequence ATGAACGTCTATCCGATCTTTCTGAACGACCTGGCCGGCCGGCGGTGCGTGGTCTTCGGCGGCAACCATGAGGCCGAGCGCAAGGTGCGGGAGCTGCTCGACCTCGGCGCGGACGTCGTCCTGATCGCGCCGGCGCCGGAGGCGAGGCTGCGGGCGCTGGCCGAGGACGGCCGCCTGACCTGGCACGCACGGGCGTACGTGCCAGGCGACCTGCAGGGCGCTTTCCTCGCCATCGTCGCCGAGCGCAACCCGGAGGCGACCGCCCCCATCTACCGGGAGGCACAGGCCGAGAAGGTGCTCATCAACGCCATGGACGACGTGCCGCACTGTACGTTCGTGGCCGGCTCGGTCGTCCGGCAGGGAGCCCTGACGATCGCCATCTCGACAGCCGGCGCCGCCCCCGCCCTCTCGGTGCGCCTGCGCGAGCGCTTCGAGCAGGCCTTCGGGCCCGAGTACGCCGCCTTCCTCGACCTGATGCGGGCCCTCCGCGCACCGATGGCCACACGCTACCCGGACTTCGAGGAGCGCCGCCGCCGCTGGTACGCCCTGGTCGACGGGGACGTGCTCGCGCTGCTCCGCGCCGGCCGCCGCGAAGAAGCCCTCGACCGGATCGAGGCGCTGACCGGCCTCCGCGTGCCGGAGCGCGAAACCGCCCCCGAACGATAG